In one window of Bacteroides sp. DNA:
- a CDS encoding carbon-nitrogen hydrolase family protein, which produces MKRKLLQLSVAISFILIATIPSMYAQNDSHNKITIAHLQLFAFNNNIEENMQKAELYCRKADSIGADLAVLPEMYSIGCGYDEPAVIEDWLSQAISIDDPFIKHFVALAKELEMAIAVTFLEKENMEYYNSVCVIDRFGEICLKHRKVHLWEPSLVEAVCTSGKEFNVYNLDTKNGTFKLGAMICSDYYFPESGRILMLNGAEIVIVPNAAPLNDHLLAMLKSRAVENSFGVALVNFPGEKECPAYCHTGRSTAYNPWYWGEYQIFEADEKEGIFISEFDLTEIRRYRNESYFGNAFRHPALYKPLTDTIVNEPFKGRKTGLGVDFSENRR; this is translated from the coding sequence ATGAAAAGGAAACTTTTACAACTGTCTGTTGCTATTAGCTTCATCTTAATAGCAACGATTCCGAGTATGTATGCTCAGAATGATTCCCATAATAAAATAACCATTGCACATCTGCAGTTATTTGCCTTCAATAATAATATAGAGGAAAATATGCAGAAGGCAGAATTATATTGCAGGAAAGCCGATTCTATTGGCGCTGATCTGGCAGTTCTTCCTGAAATGTATAGTATTGGCTGTGGTTATGACGAGCCTGCCGTAATCGAAGACTGGTTAAGCCAGGCAATATCCATAGATGATCCATTTATCAAACATTTTGTTGCTTTGGCAAAAGAGCTGGAGATGGCAATTGCCGTGACTTTTCTTGAAAAGGAAAACATGGAATATTATAATTCGGTTTGTGTAATTGACAGGTTTGGTGAAATTTGTTTAAAACACAGAAAAGTTCATTTATGGGAGCCTTCCCTTGTTGAGGCTGTTTGTACATCTGGAAAGGAATTTAATGTATATAACCTGGACACTAAAAATGGAACATTTAAATTAGGTGCAATGATATGCTCCGATTATTACTTTCCTGAAAGCGGCAGGATATTAATGCTAAACGGAGCTGAGATCGTTATCGTACCCAATGCTGCCCCTTTAAATGACCATTTATTAGCTATGTTAAAATCAAGAGCTGTTGAAAATTCTTTTGGTGTTGCCTTAGTAAACTTTCCAGGTGAAAAAGAATGCCCGGCATATTGCCATACAGGCAGATCAACAGCTTATAATCCATGGTACTGGGGTGAATACCAGATTTTTGAGGCAGATGAAAAAGAGGGGATCTTTATTTCAGAATTTGACTTAACGGAGATCAGGAGATATAGAAATGAATCTTATTTTGGAAACGCTTTTCGTCATCCAGCATTATATAAACCGCTAACAGATACTATAGTTAATGAACCATTTAAGGGTAGAAAGACCGGACTAGGAGTTGATTTCTCTGAAAATAGAAGATAG